The Humulus lupulus chromosome 3, drHumLupu1.1, whole genome shotgun sequence genome window below encodes:
- the LOC133824807 gene encoding cytochrome P450 71AU50-like — protein sequence MTDWPWKVLSLLVLFVVGYGYVLRKKTKEKKKKKNLPPGPKGYPLFGSLNLLGQHPHRDLQKLSQKYGPIMHIKLGIIPTIVVSSPKAAELFLKTHDLVFASRPPQEAFKHISWEQRNLVFAPYGSYWRDMRKMCTLELLSTLKINSFRDMRRKEIGLLIEFVKNAASDRTAVDLSAKITTTNANMSCEMVLGKKYSDDELDPRGFKAIVQEGMHLAATPNLGDYIPFLAPLDLQGLTKRMKAVRKVFDAFLDRIIDEHIQSKDKDDHEAKDFVDVMLKIMGSEQSEYNIERPNIKAIILDMLVASLDTSSTAIEWVMSELIKHPTTMKKLQEELKIMVGMERMVEESDLEKLPYLDMVIKESMRLHPVAPLLIPHAAMEDCTVDGSHIPQNSRVIIDIWTIGRDPKCWNEPEKFIPERFLGSDIDFKGRDFKFFPFGSGRRGCPGMQLGLTVVRSMVAQLVHCFNWELPDGMVASELDMSEEFGLTTPRAKHLVAIPSYRLKM from the exons ATGACCGATTGGCCATGGAAAGTACTCTCTTTGTTAGTGCTCTTTGTAGTTGGTTATGGTTATGTTCTAAGGAAGAAaaccaaagagaagaagaagaagaagaatcttCCTCCTGGCCCAAAAGGGTATCCTTTATTTGGAAGCTTGAACCTATTAGGCCAACACCCTCATCGAGATTTGCAAAAATTGTCCCAAAAATATGGTCCAATCATGCATATCAAACTTGGTATAATTCCCACCATTGTTGTCTCCTCTCCTAAGGCTGCTGAGCTTTTTCTCAAGACTCATGATCTTGTTTTCGCCTCTAGACCACCTCAAGAGGCCTTCAAGCACATTTCTTGGGAGCAAAGGAACTTGGTATTTGCTCCATATGGCTCTTATTGGCGCGACATGAGAAAAATGTGCACACTCGAGCTTCTGAGTACTCTCAAGATCAACTCTTTTAGAGATATGAGGAGAAAAGAGATCGGCCTTTTAATTGAGTTCGTAAAAAATGCTGCTTCTGATCGTACTGCAGTCGATCTTAGCGCCAAGATCACAACCACCAATGCCAACATGAGTTGTGAGATGGTGTTGGGGAAGAAGTACTCTGATGATGAGTTAGATCCAAGAGGTTTCAAGGCAATTGTCCAAGAGGGTATGCACTTGGCAGCCACTCCTAACTTGGGAGATTACATTCCTTTCCTTGCTCCACTTGATTTGCAGGGCTTGACAAAGCGCATGAAGGCTGTTAGAAAGGTGTTTGATGCCTTCTTGGATAGGATCATTGATGAGCATATTCAATCCAAAGATAAAGATGATCATGAAGCCAAGGATTTTGTTGATGTCATGTTGAAAATTATGGGGTCAGAACAGTCTGAATACAACATTGAACGACCAAATATTAAAGCTATAATTCTG GACATGCTTGTAGCCTCTCTGGATACATCATCAACAGCAATAGAATGGGTAATGTCAGAACTCATCAAGCACCCAACAACAATGAAAAAACTTCAAGAAGAGCTCAAAATCATGGTGGGCATGGAAAGAATGGTGGAAGAGTCAGACTTAGAAAAGTTGCCCTACTTAGACATGGTGATAAAGGAAAGCATGAGGCTTCATCCAGTGGCACCATTGTTGATTCCCCATGCAGCCATGGAAGATTGCACAGTAGATGGTTCCCACATACCCCAGAACTCACGTGTGATCATAGACATTTGGACAATTGGGAGAGATCCCAAGTGTTGGAATGAGCCAGAAAAGTTTATCCCGGAAAGGTTTTTGGGGAGTGACATAGATTTCAAAGGTAGAGACTTTAAGTTCTTTCCATTTGGGTCTGGAAGAAGAGGTTGCCCTGGAATGCAGCTTGGGCTGACTGTGGTGAGGTCAATGGTGGCTCAGCTTGTTCACTGCTTTAATTGGGAACTCCCTGATGGTATGGTGGCTTCTGAGTTGGATATGAGTGAAGAGTTTGGTTTGACTACTCCTAGGGCTAAACATCTTGTGGCTATTCCTAGTTACCGGCTTAAGATGTAG
- the LOC133824808 gene encoding cytochrome P450 71AU50-like, with protein sequence MTDWLWKVVTLVLFLVGFGYVLRKKTKEKKKNHLPPGPKGYPFLGSLNLLGKLPHRDLQKLSQKYGPIMHIKLGLIPTIVVSSPKAAELFLKIHDLVFASRPPHEAFKHISWEQRNLLFAPYGSYWRDMRKMCTLELLSPLKINSFRDMRRKEIGLFIEFAKNAASDCVAVDLSAKIATTNANMSCQMVLGKKYSDDELDPRGFKAIVQEAMHLGATPNLGDYIPFLAPLDLQGLTKRMKAVRKVFDEFFDRIIDEHLQSKDKDHDHEAKDFVDVMLRFMDSEQSEYCIDRSNIKAIVLDMLVGSMDTSATAIEWAMSELIKHPTTMKKLQEELKIMVGMERMVEESDLEKLPYLDMVIKESMRLHPVGPLLAPHAAMEDCTVDGFHIPKNSRVIINAWTIGRDPKCWNEPEKFFPERFVGSDIDLKGRDFELIPFGSGRRGCPGMQLALTVVRLMVAQLVHCFNWELPDGMVASELDMSEEFGLSIPRTKHLVAIPSYRLKM encoded by the exons ATGACTGATTGGCTATGGAAAGTAGTAACTTTAGTGCTCTTTCTAGTTGGTTTTGGTTATGTTCTAAGGAAGAAaaccaaagagaagaagaagaatcaTCTTCCTCCTGGCCCAAAAGGGTATCCATTTCTTGGAAGCTTGAACCTATTAGGCAAACTCCCTCATCGAGATTTGCAAAAATTGTCCCAAAAATATGGTCCAATCATGCATATCAAACTTGGTCTAATTCCCACCATTGTTGTCTCCTCTCCTAAGGCTGCTGAGCTTTTTCTCAAGATTCATGATCTTGTTTTCGCCTCTAGACCACCTCATGAGGCCTTCAAGCACATTTCTTGGGAGCAAAGGAACCTGTTATTTGCTCCATATGGCTCTTATTGGCGCGACATGAGAAAAATGTGCACACTTGAGCTTCTGAGTCCTCTCAAGATCAACTCTTTTAGAGACATGAGGAGAAAAGAGATCGGCCTTTTTATTGAGTTTGCAAAAAATGCTGCTTCTGATTGCGTTGCGGTCGATCTTAGCGCCAAGATCGCAACAACCAATGCCAACATGAGTTGTCAGATGGTGTTGGGGAAGAAGTACTCTGATGATGAGCTTGATCCAAGAGGTTTCAAGGCAATTGTCCAAGAGGCTATGCACTTGGGAGCCACTCCTAACTTGGGAGATTACATTCCTTTCCTTGCTCCACTTGATTTGCAGGGCTTGACAAAGCGCATGAAGGCTGTTAGAAAGGTGTTTGATGAGTTCTTTGATAGGATCATTGATGAGCATCTTCAATCCAAAGATAAAGATCATGACCATGAAGCCAAGGATTTCGTCGATGTCATGTTGAGATTCATGGACTCTGAACAATCTGAATACTGCATTGACCGATCGAATATCAAAGCTATAGTTCTG GACATGCTTGTAGGATCAATGGATACATCAGCAACAGCAATAGAATGGGCAATGTCAGAACTCATCAAGCACCCAACAACAATGAAAAAACTCCAAGAAGAGCTCAAAATCATGGTGGGCATGGAAAGAATGGTGGAAGAATCAGACTTAGAAAAGTTGCCCTACTTAGACATGGTGATAAAGGAAAGCATGAGGCTTCATCCAGTGGGACCATTGTTAGCTCCCCATGCAGCCATGGAAGATTGCACAGTAGATGGCTTCCACATACCCAAAAACTCACGTGTGATCATAAACGCTTGGACAATTGGGAGAGATCCCAAGTGTTGGAATGAGCCAGAAAAGTTTTTCCCAGAAAGGTTTGTGGGGAGTGACATAGATTTGAAAGGTAGAGACTTTGAGCTCATTCCATTTGGATCTGGAAGAAGAGGTTGCCCTGGAATGCAGCTTGCGCTGACTGTGGTGAGGTTGATGGTGGCTCAGCTTGTTCACTGCTTTAATTGGGAACTCCCTGATGGAATGGTGGCTTCTGAGTTGGATATGAGTGAGGAGTTTGGTTTGTCTATTCCTAGGACTAAACATCTTGTGGCTATTCCTAGTTACCGGCTTAAGATGTAG
- the LOC133824810 gene encoding dihydrolipoyl dehydrogenase, mitochondrial-like, producing the protein MRALALKEIPKKLVVIGAGYIGLEMGSVWGRLGSEITVVEFASEIIPSMDGEIRKQFQRSLEKQGMKFKLNTKVVGVDTSSSGVKLTLEPAAGGDQTTLDADVVLVSAGRSPFTSGLGLDKIGVETDKGGRILVNERFATNVPGVFAIGDVIPGPMLAHKAEEDGVACVEFIAGKVGHVDYDKVPGVVYTHPEVASVGKTEEQVKALGVEYRVGKFPFLANSRAKAIDDAEGLVKVLAEKETDKILGVHIMAPNAGELIHEAAIALQYDASSEDIARVCHAHPTMSEALKEAAMATYDKPIHM; encoded by the coding sequence ATGAGAGCTTTGGCTTTGAAAGAAATCCCCAAAAAACTCGTTGTCATTGGAGCTGGATACATTGGCCTGGAGATGGGTTCTGTATGGGGCCGTCTTGGCTCTGAGATAACTGTTGTTGAGTTTGCCTCAGAGATTATCCCCTCCATGGATGGAGAAATTCGCAAACAATTTCAGCGTTCGCTTGAGAAGCAAGGGATGAAATTTAAGCTTAACACTAAGGTTGTTGGAGTTGACACTTCTAGTAGTGGTGTGAAGCTGACACTCGAACCAGCAGCTGGGGGTGACCAGACCACTCTTGATGCCGATGTTGTTCTTGTATCCGCCGGCAGATCCCCATTCACATCTGGACTTGGTCTGGACAAGATTGGAGTTGAAACTGACAAGGGAGGGAGAATTCTAGTCAATGAGAGATTTGCAACAAATGTGCCTGGTGTTTTTGCTATTGGGGATGTCATTCCCGGGCCAATGTTAGCCCACAAGGCAGAGGAGGATGGAGTTGCTTGTGTAGAGTTCATTGCTGGCAAGGTTGGTCATGTGGACTACGACAAGGTCCCTGGTGTCGTTTACACTCACCCTGAGGTTGCATCGGTGGGAAAGACCGAGGAGCAGGTGAAGGCACTTGGTGTTGAATACCGTGTTGGAAAATTCCCTTTCCTAGCTAATAGCAGAGCCAAAGCAATTGATGATGCTGAAGGACTTGTCAAGGTTTTGGCCGAGAAGGAAACTGACAAGATTTTGGGAGTTCACATTATGGCCCCAAATGCTGGAGAGCTCATTCATGAAGCGGCAATAGCATTGCAGTACGATGCATCTAGTGAAGACATTGCTCGGGTGTGCCATGCACATCCAACGATGAGCGAGGCATTGAAGGAGGCTGCCATGGCTACCTATGACAAACCCATTCACATGTAG